The following coding sequences are from one Tubulanus polymorphus chromosome 12, tnTubPoly1.2, whole genome shotgun sequence window:
- the LOC141913847 gene encoding uncharacterized protein LOC141913847, with the protein MSRLILFNERRRAEVKDLKLCEYLNRPKWHQIMNDEMKSSLKPMDILLAKRMDMVVCAGKSRKNVESFILLPPEAKSAIDILNAKRDTVGTLKANAYVFARPNAITPFTGNTELKEIVTSCPNISYPERICSTSLRKYIATVSQILDMAPKEVEYLARHLGHDVKTHIEYYRLSSATVELSKVSQLLIAVDAGHVNRWEGKQLSEISTEDLPSFDDDSSADSSADNSGEDISALATSKNFCSADEPCSSSLEICVDTVEDEPCISKSLTRVDIGKTKSKGTGTKRRWSAEEDDTFQQIFHSCIRCNKMPNRELLDKATQVLKTRTLLQIRTRVSNMIKKRKISK; encoded by the exons ATGTCTCGACTGATATTATTTAATGAAAGGCGAAGAGCGGAAGTGAAAGATTTAAAACTGTGTGAATATCTGAATCGTCCAAAATGGCATCAAATaatgaatgatgaaatgaagtcGTCTTTAAAACCAATGGACATTTTACTAGCCAAAAG AATGGATATGGTGGTATGCGCTGGTAAATCAaggaaaaatgttgaaagtttcattttattgcCACCAGAGGCGAAGTCTGCTATAGATATTTTGAATGCTAAGAGAGATACTGTCGGGACCCTGAAAGCTAACGCATATGTGTTTGCGCGGCCAAATGCGATCACTCCCTTCACTGGAAATACAGAACTGAAAGAAATCGTGACTTCGTGTCCAAATATAAGTTATCCAGAAAGGATATGTTCAACCTCTCTCCGAAAATACATTGCTACTGTTTCACAG ATTCTAGACATGGCTCCAAAGGAGGTAGAATATTTGGCAAGGCACTTGGGTCACGATGTCAAAACGCATATAGAATACTATAGGCTTTCTAGTGCAACAGTAGAACTTTCCAAG GTCTCTCAACTATTGATTGCTGTTGATGCTGGGCATGTAAATAGATGGGAAGGAAAACAACTCTCAGAAATATCAACTGAAG ATCTTCCTTCTTTCGATGACGACAGCAGTGCCGACAGCAGTGCCGACAACAGCGGTGAAGATATCTCTGCATTGGCTACTTCCAAAAATTTCTGCAGCGCAG atgaaccATGCAGTTCAAGTCTGGAAATCTGTGTGGATACTG ttgaagATGAACCATGCATTTCAAAAAGTTTAACACGTGTGGATATTG GCAAAACGAAATCTAAGGGTACCGGTACTAAAAGGCGATGGTCGGCAGAAGAAGATGACACATTTCAACAGATTTTTCATAGTTGCATCCGTTGCAATAAAATGCCGAACCGCGAACTTCTAGATAAAGCAACGCAGGTTCTGAAAACACGAACTCTCTTACAGATCAGAACACGCGTCAGTAAcatgattaaaaaaagaaagatttcaaaataa